CAGGCGTCTATACAATACAACGAAGGCTTAAAAAAGCTCAATGAGGCAAAAGAAAAGCTTGCCGCTCTCAAAAGCATTTATCCGGCCGGAAGCCCAGAAATCAGTGCTTTGGCAGCAGCAATAGCGAAAAATGAAGCTGAACTAAACGCACTAAAGGCTACTATTGACAGCGGCAGAGAGCAGCTCGCTTCAGCTAAAAAAACTCTTGATGAAACCGGGGCAAAGCTTGCTGCATCAAGGCAGGAACTTGAAAAGAAGAAGCAGGAGAGTATTGACAAAATCAACGCAGAGCAGAAAAAGCTCGATAATGCTAAGGCTCAGCTTGAAAAGAGCAAAGCAGATTTCGAAAAGCAAAAAGTCGATGCTGAAAAAAAGATTGATGAGGCACAAAAAAAGATTGCTGACAGCAAGGTGCAACTCTTAAAACTTGAAAAGCCAGTATGGTATATCCTCGACCACAACATGAATGAGGGATTTTCGAGTTTCAAACAGGATGCCGACAGAATAGAAGCTATAAGCCTTGTCTTCCCCCTCATCTTCTTCCTCGTGGCGGCACTTGTCAGCCTTACCTGTATGACAAGACTTGTCGAAGACGACCGTGGTTATATTGGCACGCTGAAGGCTTTGGGATTTTCAAACGGCTCAATCGCCTCAAAATATTTGTTCTATGCCATTTCCGCATCACTTATCGGCAGCTTGCTTGGCTGTGCTGTCGGATTCCAGCTTTTCCCCAATGTCATTTTCGACGCGTACCGTATCCTATATACTCTACCTCCGATTCAGGCCGACTTTAACATAACTTATGCCGTTTTATCCACCTGCGCGGCTGTTTTCTGCGCCGCTTTTCCCGCATACCTTGTATGTATTGATTCACTCCGCGAGACTCCCGCTTCTCTTATGCGGCAAAAGGCGCCTCGTCCCGGGAGAAAAATACTCTTAGAAAGAATTACGCCGTTATGGAAAAGGCTCAGTTTCATTAAAAAGGTCACCGCGCGCAATTTATTCCGCTACAAAAAGCGCTTCTTTATGACGGTTATAGGCGTTGCAGGATGTACCGCTCTGGTTCTTACCGGGTTTGGTCTTCAGGATGCAATTACTGCGATTGTTTCATGGCAGTATGACCAAATCAGGACTTACGACATGGAAATTGACCTCAAAGAAAACATATCCAGCGAAGAATTAAGCAAAATTCAAAATATTCTGGATACAGATAAAAATGTGACGGGCAGTATTTGTGTCCTGCAACAAGCTGTTGACGCCTCAAACGCTGGCAAAACACAGTCCGCATATATCGTCATTCCGCAAGACGGAAGCGATTTAGACAATTTTATTCATCTGCGTGAACGTGTTGGGCACAAATCTCTTAAACTTGACGATAATTCGGTAATAATTACAGAGAAGCTATCCACGCTTTTAAAACTTAAAGCCGGCGATAAGATAACGCTCAGGAATTCAGACGGAATTGAAAAGAAAGTCAAAATATCCGGTATCGCAGAAAACTATCTATTTCACTATGTATATATATCACCGGCTTTATATAACAAGCTTTACGGCAAAAAGCCTGAAATCAATCAGATTCTGGCTACAATCTCTGATAAATCAAAGGCCAGTGAGGACAGCCTTTCACAAACTATAATTAAACAGGATGGCGTTTCCTCTGTCTACTTTACTACTGAAAACAAAACCAATTTTCAAAAAATGATAAAAGCAGTACATTCTGTGGTTATAATTCTTATAATATCCGCAGCTGTGCTTGCTTTCGTCGTACTTTTCTCTCTTACAAGCATTAATATAGATGAAAGGCGCCGGGAGCTTGCTGCGATTAAGGTACTTGGCTTTTACGATAATGAACTTGCGGCTTATATCTACCGCGAAAATATTATTCTGACAATCATCGGCATTGCCTTCGGTCTGCTGCTCGGCGTTGTTATGGAGAGATATGTAACCATCTCCTGTGAGATTGATCTGGTCATGTTTGGCCGACAAATAAATTGGTATAGTTTCGTTTATTCGGCGGCGCTAACAGCGGCCTTTGCATTCTTTGTAAATGTCATAATGTATAGACGCATCAAACAAGTAGACATGGTAACTTCACTAAAGAGTATGGAGTAATGTCAAGCCCTTTAGCAATTTTAAGTATAATTGTAAGTAGGCTGTGATATACCGAAAATAAAACAGCCCCAAGCCGTTTGGGCTTGGGGCTGTTTTTGAACATATTAATATCTACACTGAAAATTGCAAGGTTCTGCCTGATTTTACTTCACTAACTTATTTATAGTTTCAGCGTTTTGCAAAATAGCGTACAAAAAAACCTCGTGAATTTTAGATTCGCGGGGTCTTTTTCTGGTGAGCCATCGGGGATTCGAACCCCGGACACCTAGATTAAAAGTCTAGTGCTCTGCCACCTGAGCTAATGGCTCTTATTTTGTTTTTCGTTAAGCGCGCTTTTCTATTATATCAGGCAAAAACGCTTATGTCAAGGAAATTATTACTAAGCTCTGAACCCAAAATATCGCTACTTAACTTTTGGAACAAAAGCTGATTCAGGAAATTGGTGAGCCATCGGGGATTCGAACCCCGGACACCTAGATTAAAAGTCTAGTGCTCTGCCACCTGAGCTAATGGCTCTCATTCAAGCTTTTCGTTCAAAGCGCTTTCATATTATATCAGCCAAAACTGCTTATGTCAAGGAAAAATAATTAATTTTACGCAATTTTCTTTATATTAACTTATAAAAGCCTTTCTTATAACTATAATACCATATTGACATCTCATTTTAAATATGATAGAATCAGTAAAACGAAACCATGAAGGTTTCAATGTTTGATTGCATTATAATTGAGAATAATCGGCCCATGAAGGGAACTGCCCTCCATGGGCTTTATTATGTATGGTATGAGGTGTTAATTCATGCATATTCCTGACGGTTATATCAGCCCCGCCGTTTCTGTACCTGCACTTGCGGCTATGGTTCCTGTTTGGGGCGCTGCATTAAATAAAACAAAAAAATTGGTTGGAAGGCGGCAGATACCGCTGCTGGCTTTATACGCTGCTTTCTCTTTTGTAATTATGATGTTCAATATTCCGGTCGTTGGCGGCTCTTCCGCTCACGCAGTGGGCGCTGTCTTTGCTGCCATTGCTTTAGGGCCTTGGCCTGCCTGCGTGTCAATTTCAATTGCGCTTCTTATCCAAGCTCTGGTCTTTGGTGACGGCGGCATTTTATCATACGGCTTAAACTGCATTAATATTGCGGTAATCATGCCGTTCACGGGATACGCGGTATATCGCCTGATTGCGGGCAAAAATACCTCCTTTTCAAAGCGGTCGGCGGCAGGGGCTTTCATCGGAAGCTATATCGGGATTAACGCGGCGGCTTTTGCTGCAGCCGTTGAGTTCGGTATACAGCCCCTTATCTTTAAGACTGCGAGCGGCGCTCCCCTTTACTGCCCCTACCCACTGTCTGTTTCTATCCCTGCCATGATGTTTACACATACGCTATTTGCCGGCCCGCTCGAGGCGGTAATTACGGCGACTGCCCTCGCTCTGGTTTCGAAGTATGCTCCCGACATGCTCTGCAAAAATATAAGTGCCGGCATTGAACATAATATAAATGAGAATAAATCTTCTCGGAGGAAAATAATCGCTGCCTTCGCTGTTTTAGTATTACTAACCCCGCTTGGGCTTTTTGCGTCAGGCACAGCGTGGGGCGAATGGGGTCTGGACGAGCTGAAGGCGGATTTAGGTTTTATTCCGCAAGGCATGGCGAAATTATCAGACCTCTGGCATGGACTTCTGCCCGATTATTCTTTTGAAGGTGCGCCTGAAAAACTGGTTTATTCTATTTCCGCTCTCATCGGCACTGCGCTTATATTCACAGTCATACTCGTCACATCAAAAATCATTATGCACATAAAAAAGGCGGATAAAAGTTGAATAGAGTCAATAAAAACTTGCCGATATGGCTTGCTCAATCGGAAAATTACAGTGATTACATTGAATGCCGCCCTCATTTTTTGAGGCGTGCGCTGTCTGAGATAACTAAGGTGTTTCAGAACGAATTTTTAGCTGAAAAATACGAGAAATATGACGGATTGCTCCAAATTATCGATCCACGGGTGAAAATCCTGGTATTGCTATTTTATATCGTATTTGCTTCCGCAGTTTTTAGCATATTCGTCAAAATCCTAATAGCAGCAATTGGGCTACTTTTTGCTGTAATGTCTAAGCTCAAACTTAGCGATTTTCTGCGGAGGGTATGGTGCTATCTTCCTCCTGTACTTTTTATTCTTTCCCTGCCTGCGGCTATAAACCTCTTCTCATCCGGAACCCCTCTCATATATCTTAGCAAAACCTTCTACTTCACCTTGTCCGGAATTAAAACTGCGCTGAGAGTTTCCCTCACCTGTGGCATTTCGCTCAGCTTTGTGTATCTCATTTTTGCTACTACGCGGGCGGTCCAGATTGAAAAAGCTCTGCGGGCGTTAAAGCTCCCCGATGTATTTGTATCTATACTGTCTATGGCCTACCGGTACATTTTCGTACTTGCTTCTGAAGCGATTAAGGTTATTGAAGCTCGGTTTTTAAGAACGGTCGGAAAAGTAAAATCGAAAGATGAAAGAAGGTTTGTTTCACATAGTATTGCCTCGGTTTTTTTGAAATCTAAAAAGCTGAGCGGCGATGTCTATGACGCTATGTGCTGCAGAGGTTTTACCGGCAAGGCTGTAAGCCTTAATGAACTCAAATTTGGCATTCAGGACTTTATTTTTACTTGCTGCAATGTTATAATTGTTCTGATATTGCTGCTGGGAGTTTATGCGTTTGGATGGTAAACGTGAAATATTCAATCTCGACAATGTAAGTTTTTCCTATCAAGATAAAAAAGCACTCGATAAAATTAGTTTCAAAATCCAAAGCGGAGAAAAAGTTTGTATTTTAGGGGCCAACGGCTGCGGAAAAACCACCTTGCTCCGCATCTTGGCTGGTATCGCAGTTCCTGAAAGCGGTACGTTTACCGCTTTTGGTTCTAAGATTACGAAAGAATATTTTGAAAATGACCGTTTGTCTTGTGAGTATCACAGGCGAATAGGTTTTATTTTTCAAGACTCGGATGCACAGCTTTTCTGTTCAACTGTCAAAGATGAGATTGCATTCGGGCCGCTTCAGTATGGATTATCTATTGATGAAGTGAACCGCCGAGTATATGATGCAGCGTCTCTGCTTGAAATAGAAAATCTTCTTGACAGAGCGCCTTTTTTTCTGAGCGGAGGAGAAAAGAAAAAAACTGCTGTAGCGGCTGTTCTCGCTATAAACCCTGAAGTGCTCATTTTAGATGAACCAACTGACGGGTTGGACCCAAAGTCCCAGCGTTTTTTAGTCGACCTGCTTATCAAATTGAACAAAGCCGGCAAAACGCTGATAACATCTACACACAATCTTGATTTGGTAGGTGAACTTTCTGACCGCTGTATTCTTTTTGACGAGGAGCATAGAATTGCAGCGGATGAACCGACAGAAAAGCTTCTTAAAAACACCGACCTGCTCCGTAGGGTCAATTTTATTTAATTCACACTATTAAAAGCGGAGGACATTATGCTCATTGCGGTTATTGACGGACAAGGCGGAGGCATAGGCAAAAGCCTCGTTGAACTCCTTAAAGAGTCCTTAGGCGATAAACATACTATTATAGCGCTTGGAACAAACCCTCTTGCGACCTCATTAATGTTAAAAGCGGGCGCTGATATGGGCGCATCTGGTGAAAATGCCATTGTTGTAAACGCCCCAAAGGCCGATATAATTGTCGGCAGCATAGGTATAATCGCGGCGGACGCCATGCTCGGTGAAGTAACCCCTGCTATGGCAAGAGCAGTGGCTGCCAGCAGCGCTGAAAAAGTGCTTATACCTATTAACCGCTGCGGTATAACGGTGGCCGGTGTTGTTGACGAACCCCTTCCCTATTATATTAATAATGCAGTTGAAACAATTAAACGCATAGTCGAGCAGGATGGATTGTAGCGGGAGCTTTACAGCTTCATAAGAATTTTATATAATTAAAGTTACGGCTTTAATCCTCAATTAAAGCCCTTAAACATTTCTTGCTTATTAATCACTACTATGAACTTCGCTTTATCTATGCGAAGACTAAAAAGGATGGTATGTTTTGCTTCTCTATGAAGAATTAAGATTAAAGCTGGAGGGCATGAGGCCCGAACTAAATGAACTTTCTGAAGCCCTCGGACTTGACGTTGCACGAAAAGAAGTTGCTGAACTCGAAGAAAAAGCCGCACAGCCTGAATTCTGGAATGACATTAAAAATTCACAGAAGGTTTTGCAGAGAACACGGCAGCTTAAAGATAAAATTGAGTCATATGACAAGCTCAAAAAGGATTTTGAAGATACTTTGACGCTTATTGAAATAGCTGACGAAGACGGTGAAGAGTCTATGTCAGAAGAGATAAGCGCGGCGGTAACAGATATAGAAGAAAGACTTAACGCTATGAAGCTCACTACGCTTCTAACAGGCGAATATGATTCAAAGAACGCTATTATGACATTCCATGCAGGCGCAGGCGGCACAGAGGCACAGGACTGGGTGTCCATGCTTTTCCGCATGTATAATAGATGGGCTGAAAGGCATGGATTTAAAGTTAAAGTGCTTGATTTCCTCGACGGTGAAGAAGCCGGACTGAAAAGCGCTTCGGTTCTCGTTGAAGGGTTGAACGCATACGGATATTTAAAATCTGAGGCAGGAGTTCACAGGCTTGTCCGCATTTCGCCCTTTGACGCTTCCGGTCGCAGGCATACTTCTTTCGCTTCCCTTGAAGTCATTCCTGAAATCGACGATACGATTGAAGTTGAAATAAGGCCGGAAGATATAAAAATGGATGTTTACCATTCCAGCGGCGCGGGCGGCCAGAATGTTAACAAAACTTCATCGGCAGTCCGTCTTACACATATTCCAACTGGCATTGTCGTTGCCTGCCAAACTGAACGCAGCCAGCTACAAAACAGAGAAACCGCTCTCCGCATGTTAAAGTCAAAGCTTATTGAAATTAAAGAGCGCGAACACTATGACAAAATCGAAGATATAAAAGGTGAGCAGAAGGAAATCGCCTGGGGCTCTCAGATTCGCTCATATGTATTCATGCCCTACACACTTGTCAAAGACCACCGCACTGGCTATGAAAACGGCAACATAAATGCCGTAATGGACGGAGATATTGACGGATTTATTAACGCTTATTTAAAAGCAGCAAGCCTCGGCCAGATTCAAACCAAATAACATATGTGCAAAATTAACCCCCATTGCTCTTTTTTTGCAGTGGGGGTTTTTAGTTGGCAACCTATGAAACAGGGCTGGGATTGCCATATGGCGGTTTGACCGCTGCCCGCCTTATAATTTAATATTTGAAAAGAATTGTTATATTTTGAGAGCCAGCTCCTACTGTCCAGAACAATATATAGTCCCCTCTCTTCACCATACCTTTATTTATGGCTTCATAAAGGGCAATAAATGGACTTGTTGTTCCAGTGTATCCATATTTGTTTCCAATATAGATACTCTTGTCAGCAGTAATGCCTAATACCTCTCTGAAATATTTGATTGTTTTATAAACATACTGTGAGAGACAGAACATTGATATATCATTAATGGTTAGACCCGCTTTTTCTATAACTTCTTTCATGTTTTCTGCATAGATATGCTCCCATCTAACCACAAATGGTTTCCAGTCAAGCATCAATTCTGTCTTATCTTTAACATCAAAGAGTTTGGAAAAACCACAACCAGGAAATCTGATATACGGATGATCTTCCGTATGAACATCATATTTCGAACCGACTAATCCGCAGTCTTCGTTTGTCTGTTCGAGTATGATTGCACAAGCCGCATCTCCATAGTGCCCATAGCATAATTCGTTTTCAGGATTAACAATCAAATTAACGTAATCACACCCAACAATTAAAGCCCGTTTGACATTTGGACTTACAGACATATATTTTATCACTTGTTCAAATGCAATTGTCATGCCAGCACAATTGGCATTCATGTCATAGCATATACAATCATTTTTTCCTCCGATTTCTGCATGAACAAGATAAGAACTTGGTGGGACTACGAATTCAGGTAACTGTGATGAAAATACAATCATATCAATATCTGTGCCCTTTAATTTGGCTTTTTTGAGAACTTCTTTGGAAGCTTCTAAAGCCATTGTCAAACTATTTTCTTTATCTTTATCTATGAGGTAACGTTTATCCCTCCCTACTACGTCCTTTAGAAAATGTTCAACATCTTTACCTCTTTCTTTGAAATGTTTTAAATAAATATCATTAGATACAACATTTTTCCCATGGTAAACAGCAATTTCTTTTAGTTTTACTTTCAGCATTTTAATCCCTATCTGCATATTTTTTTAATAACTTGAATTATAGACAAAAGTATATAAAATATTTCATGATAAGACAAAAAATGACTATTTTTAGATAAATAAGCAGGAATTTTCATTCCTGCTTATCAACCCAAGTTATATTCTTTTGTGTTAATAATAAAACTCATAGTTGTCCAAACCAGCCATTTTAGCCACTCTGTCAATCTGCATTTTTAGAATCGGATTTGATTGGTTTAGCTTAATTCTGATTTTCTTGAAGTGGAGTTTTTGATACATTTCAAAGCAACCCTGTATATCAGGAATCATGTCTTGGCTAATTACACTGAAATTGCTTGTATCAAAGTTAAGGATATAGTCAGCTGGAGTAATTGTTGAAACTGCTTTGTTGAAGGAATCAACAAAGTCCTTTACATCATTTCCTCCAACTATTCCTGTACATACAATATCGAGTCTTTTTTCTGGTCTGTTTACGGAAATGTTATAATTCGCCATATTAAAACACCCGTCCTTTATGTATTAGAATTTTGTGGTTACATTATACAACCATATTACTAATTATGTCAATAATAAATTACAAAAAATTAAAATTCTATAAAACAATTATAATTGAAGAAGAAAATGGTTCTCTTGTAAATAAATTTTAAGACACATTCTATCGCCTTTAAATAGAAGGCATAAAACTAATCTATGACGCGAAAAAGAGTGTGAATATAATATTCACACTCTTTAAAATATTATTTTACTATTTAGTCGCGACAGCACCTGCAGTTATGGCGCCTGTTATGGTGCCTGCCATCGTGTCTGTCTGGGTCAGAGAAATCTTTGCCTAACGGTACAAGCGGCTTGCATCCATAAAGGATACGGCACCTGAGCCATCTCGGATGTGTGAAATCGGGCCAAAAGCAGTCTCTTGAATCCTCGGGAAAGTGTGCGCAGACACGCCCGTCAAAGTCACAGCAAATCCTCTCTCTTTTGCCAAGAGGATTTACTGGATGACAGCAATCCAGTCCCAGTAATCTGCCGGGAATAACACACCTCATATTATCAACTCCGTTATAACTATATACATACTCATTTCACTGTTTATCGGACTGAATAGTACAAGTCCCTAATCCATTCTATTCTTTTCAAGTTGCTTTTGACAAACAAGCAGTTTTATTATACATTTGCATAATTCAACTTTTATATAGCAGAATAAAGTATAACAACTCATTCAGGAGGGTTTTAATTTTATGTCAGAAAAAAGATGTAACAAAGGCCAAAATAGCAAACCGAAAGGGCAACAGCCGAGAATGTCTAACGATCAGCTCGGTGAAAATGCCGGAGAAGGCCGAATGATAAAGGAACAATCAAAAAAAGAGAAAAGGTCTTAACTAAAAAAAGCTGGCACCTAAATTATTAGATGTCAGCTTGAATTTATCTGCATATTTTATTTTACTAATAATATTAGCCGCTTTATTTTAACTGGAGCAACAGCTATTAAGCTTTTGCAGCAAATAATATATATATATAACAAATCGTACAGTACACCGGCCCTTTTCCTTAATTGACACAATATGAAAGCACCTGTATAATAATTATACAACTGTTAAAATTTTATCGGAGGTACCACAATGGAATATGGTGAACCCACCGTATTCGATAATAACATCAAAAAAACTCTTAAAAAATTATCGAATACCTTTTCATTTTCATTGCTGATAGAACAGGTTATCGCCGCGGTCGGTACCTTTTTAGGCATTGTCATCCTTTATATATATAGCTGTCCCTTTTCTAAAAAAAGCAATTTGCTTTCACTGCTCATTTCGAATAGATCTGATTTTCTCTATTACGTTTTGAATACTTTAGTTTATTTTACATATATGTTTATTACTTTTGTCATTATCGCAGCGGTACTCCGGCAACACCCATTTAAAGCTATACCGTTTAAAATTACACATCCTAAACTTGTACCGTATGCCATCATATTTGGAATATTCCTTTCAATAATCGGGGAACTTTATTCATCCTATTTTGACTATCTGCTGAGTTTTTTTAATCTGCAAGTAGATCTTGACTATTTCGATATTCCGACCAATACCCCTTCAATGATTTTATTTGTCATTAACATATCTGTGCTCGCGCCGATCCTCGAAGAACTTATTTTTAGAGGGCTTATTCTTCAGAATTTACGCAAATTCGGCAATTTCTTTGCAGTTGTCGTTTCAGCTCTGCTATTCGGTATCCTGCACGGCAATTTTTCGCAAACACCACTTGCTTTTGTCGTCGGGATAGCGCTTGGGTTTGCCGTAATAGAGACAGGTTCAATTGTAACCAGTATGATAATGCACTGCATAATAAATTCGTTTTCTGTTATAATCAATGGAATTCAGATGTACTTTGGAGAAAACATAGCTAATGCAGTGTATTTGATTTATCTCGGCGCTGCAATAATACTTTCAATCATAGCGTTCATTTTACTAATACGCAAGCAATTTTTCAAGGATTTAAAATCCCGGTATTTCAATAAGGATGTTTCTTGCCCAATAGCATTCAGTGTTTTTTGCAAAACTCCCGGGTTTATAATATTTCTTTCATTTTATTTAATCAATATGTTCGCTTCTTTGAAGTTCAGGTGATAAAATGACATCAACGCTTCAATCCCATTATGAATCTATGATGAGGCTCGCACTCTCTCAGGCCCGTATTGCCTTTCGTGAACGGGAAGTCCCAATTGGAGCTGTTATCTGCAAGGGCAACGATATCATTTCGTTCGGACACAACAGGCGAGAAACAGGACGCAACGCCCTTTATCATGCAGAAATTGAGGCAATCAATAACGCCTGCCGAGTGCTTGGCGGATGGCGGCTCGACGGCTGCGAACTATACGTGACGCTTGAACCATGCCCTATGTGCGCCGGCGCAATAATAAATTCGCGTATAAAGACCGTTATATTCGGCGCAAAAGACCCAAAAGCCGGAGTTTGTGGCTCAATTATCAACCT
This DNA window, taken from [Clostridium] cellulosi, encodes the following:
- a CDS encoding putative membrane protein (Hypothetical protein), which codes for MEYGEPTVFDNNIKKTLKKLSNTFSFSLLIEQVIAAVGTFLGIVILYIYSCPFSKKSNLLSLLISNRSDFLYYVLNTLVYFTYMFITFVIIAAVLRQHPFKAIPFKITHPKLVPYAIIFGIFLSIIGELYSSYFDYLLSFFNLQVDLDYFDIPTNTPSMILFVINISVLAPILEELIFRGLILQNLRKFGNFFAVVVSALLFGILHGNFSQTPLAFVVGIALGFAVIETGSIVTSMIMHCIINSFSVIINGIQMYFGENIANAVYLIYLGAAIILSIIAFILLIRKQFFKDLKSRYFNKDVSCPIAFSVFCKTPGFIIFLSFYLINMFASLKFR
- a CDS encoding putative ABC transporter ATP-binding protein CA_C0773 (High confidence in function and specificity), translated to MDGKREIFNLDNVSFSYQDKKALDKISFKIQSGEKVCILGANGCGKTTLLRILAGIAVPESGTFTAFGSKITKEYFENDRLSCEYHRRIGFIFQDSDAQLFCSTVKDEIAFGPLQYGLSIDEVNRRVYDAASLLEIENLLDRAPFFLSGGEKKKTAVAAVLAINPEVLILDEPTDGLDPKSQRFLVDLLIKLNKAGKTLITSTHNLDLVGELSDRCILFDEEHRIAADEPTEKLLKNTDLLRRVNFI
- a CDS encoding cobalamin (vitamin B12) biosynthesis protein CbiM (High confidence in function and specificity) — protein: MHIPDGYISPAVSVPALAAMVPVWGAALNKTKKLVGRRQIPLLALYAAFSFVIMMFNIPVVGGSSAHAVGAVFAAIALGPWPACVSISIALLIQALVFGDGGILSYGLNCINIAVIMPFTGYAVYRLIAGKNTSFSKRSAAGAFIGSYIGINAAAFAAAVEFGIQPLIFKTASGAPLYCPYPLSVSIPAMMFTHTLFAGPLEAVITATALALVSKYAPDMLCKNISAGIEHNINENKSSRRKIIAAFAVLVLLTPLGLFASGTAWGEWGLDELKADLGFIPQGMAKLSDLWHGLLPDYSFEGAPEKLVYSISALIGTALIFTVILVTSKIIMHIKKADKS
- a CDS encoding hypothetical protein (High confidence in function and specificity) → MLIAVIDGQGGGIGKSLVELLKESLGDKHTIIALGTNPLATSLMLKAGADMGASGENAIVVNAPKADIIVGSIGIIAADAMLGEVTPAMARAVAASSAEKVLIPINRCGITVAGVVDEPLPYYINNAVETIKRIVEQDGL
- a CDS encoding cobalt ABC transporter permease (High confidence in function and specificity); translated protein: MNRVNKNLPIWLAQSENYSDYIECRPHFLRRALSEITKVFQNEFLAEKYEKYDGLLQIIDPRVKILVLLFYIVFASAVFSIFVKILIAAIGLLFAVMSKLKLSDFLRRVWCYLPPVLFILSLPAAINLFSSGTPLIYLSKTFYFTLSGIKTALRVSLTCGISLSFVYLIFATTRAVQIEKALRALKLPDVFVSILSMAYRYIFVLASEAIKVIEARFLRTVGKVKSKDERRFVSHSIASVFLKSKKLSGDVYDAMCCRGFTGKAVSLNELKFGIQDFIFTCCNVIIVLILLLGVYAFGW
- a CDS encoding hypothetical protein (High confidence in function and specificity), encoding MRNCFSKASLKDSRRKILKTLNRYISIVAITALGVAFFSGLRATAPDMRTTAENYFKNLNFMDIRLISTVGFNDDDVSAIKSVSGLKGVMPGYSADAAVRYNNQNYNVKLESLNLNQSASNNSYINRPKVTEGRMPQNQHECLADTKFMKFINCKIGDKVTFNSGSSKDINDILKFDTFTIVGIAENPLYISYGRGTSSIGNGTTDAYFFIPSDAFSLSVYTDIYVVADNPKHYPIFSDNYDNKVLKPLKDTLSKISEKRKDIRFREIKKEAEDKIADAEKKVADSKQQLSDGQKKIDDSAKKISDGQKLLNSKKNEFEKQTAAAEKQLSAAQAEYEAGKKEYADKAAQLEQASIQYNEGLKKLNEAKEKLAALKSIYPAGSPEISALAAAIAKNEAELNALKATIDSGREQLASAKKTLDETGAKLAASRQELEKKKQESIDKINAEQKKLDNAKAQLEKSKADFEKQKVDAEKKIDEAQKKIADSKVQLLKLEKPVWYILDHNMNEGFSSFKQDADRIEAISLVFPLIFFLVAALVSLTCMTRLVEDDRGYIGTLKALGFSNGSIASKYLFYAISASLIGSLLGCAVGFQLFPNVIFDAYRILYTLPPIQADFNITYAVLSTCAAVFCAAFPAYLVCIDSLRETPASLMRQKAPRPGRKILLERITPLWKRLSFIKKVTARNLFRYKKRFFMTVIGVAGCTALVLTGFGLQDAITAIVSWQYDQIRTYDMEIDLKENISSEELSKIQNILDTDKNVTGSICVLQQAVDASNAGKTQSAYIVIPQDGSDLDNFIHLRERVGHKSLKLDDNSVIITEKLSTLLKLKAGDKITLRNSDGIEKKVKISGIAENYLFHYVYISPALYNKLYGKKPEINQILATISDKSKASEDSLSQTIIKQDGVSSVYFTTENKTNFQKMIKAVHSVVIILIISAAVLAFVVLFSLTSINIDERRRELAAIKVLGFYDNELAAYIYRENIILTIIGIAFGLLLGVVMERYVTISCEIDLVMFGRQINWYSFVYSAALTAAFAFFVNVIMYRRIKQVDMVTSLKSME
- the prfB gene encoding Peptide chain release factor 2 (High confidence in function and specificity); its protein translation is MLLYEELRLKLEGMRPELNELSEALGLDVARKEVAELEEKAAQPEFWNDIKNSQKVLQRTRQLKDKIESYDKLKKDFEDTLTLIEIADEDGEESMSEEISAAVTDIEERLNAMKLTTLLTGEYDSKNAIMTFHAGAGGTEAQDWVSMLFRMYNRWAERHGFKVKVLDFLDGEEAGLKSASVLVEGLNAYGYLKSEAGVHRLVRISPFDASGRRHTSFASLEVIPEIDDTIEVEIRPEDIKMDVYHSSGAGGQNVNKTSSAVRLTHIPTGIVVACQTERSQLQNRETALRMLKSKLIEIKEREHYDKIEDIKGEQKEIAWGSQIRSYVFMPYTLVKDHRTGYENGNINAVMDGDIDGFINAYLKAASLGQIQTK
- a CDS encoding 3-oxoacyl-ACP synthase (High confidence in function and specificity); translation: MLKVKLKEIAVYHGKNVVSNDIYLKHFKERGKDVEHFLKDVVGRDKRYLIDKDKENSLTMALEASKEVLKKAKLKGTDIDMIVFSSQLPEFVVPPSSYLVHAEIGGKNDCICYDMNANCAGMTIAFEQVIKYMSVSPNVKRALIVGCDYVNLIVNPENELCYGHYGDAACAIILEQTNEDCGLVGSKYDVHTEDHPYIRFPGCGFSKLFDVKDKTELMLDWKPFVVRWEHIYAENMKEVIEKAGLTINDISMFCLSQYVYKTIKYFREVLGITADKSIYIGNKYGYTGTTSPFIALYEAINKGMVKRGDYILFWTVGAGSQNITILFKY
- a CDS encoding hypothetical protein (High confidence in function and specificity); protein product: MTSTLQSHYESMMRLALSQARIAFREREVPIGAVICKGNDIISFGHNRRETGRNALYHAEIEAINNACRVLGGWRLDGCELYVTLEPCPMCAGAIINSRIKTVIFGAKDPKAGVCGSIINLFDFKFNHRPNIIGGILEDECSLLLKSFFADLRKEKNQNNNLESN